One window of Streptomyces sp. NBC_00273 genomic DNA carries:
- a CDS encoding IS5 family transposase (programmed frameshift), with protein MSTRPWIVDDDLWALIEPLLPPWPTRSPGPRPVADRLCLQGILYVLCNDIAWQLLPPELWFGSGQTCWRRLERWQQAGAFDQLHRILLAELNASGRLDWSRACVDGSHPGEKGGADTGPSPVDRRKTGSKHHLICDGRGTPLKVITTAANVNDVTQTLALVDGIPPVAGRPGRPRRRPDALLGDKGYDSNPNRKELRKRRILPVISRKGAPNIKGMGKLRYVVEQTFALLHQFKRLAVRWERRTELHDTFVSLACSLICWRRLNKPDS; from the exons GTGAGTACTCGGCCGTGGATCGTGGACGACGACTTGTGGGCACTGATCGAGCCGCTGCTGCCGCCTTGGCCGACGAGGTCGCCAGGGCCGCGGCCGGTAGCCGACCGATTGTGTCTGCAGGGCATCCTGTACGTCCTCTGCAATGACATCGCCTGGCAACTCCTGCCGCCTGAGCTGTGGTTCGGCTCGGGCCAGACCTGCTGGCGGCGCCTGGAGCGGTGGCAGCAGGCCGGAGCCTTCGACCAGCTGCACCGGATCCTGCTCGCCGAGCTGAACGCGTCCGGCCGGCTCGACTGGTCGAGGGCGTGCGTGGACGGC TCACATCCGGGCGAAAAAGGGGGAGCCGACACCGGTCCGTCGCCGGTCGACCGGCGGAAAACAGGCAGCAAACACCACTTGATCTGCGACGGCCGTGGCACCCCGCTCAAAGTCATCACAACCGCGGCGAACGTCAACGACGTCACCCAGACCCTCGCCCTGGTCGACGGCATCCCGCCAGTGGCGGGCCGCCCCGGCCGGCCCCGCAGGCGCCCGGACGCCCTGCTTGGCGACAAGGGCTACGACTCCAACCCCAACCGGAAAGAGCTGCGCAAACGCCGGATCCTGCCCGTCATCTCCCGCAAAGGAGCCCCGAACATCAAGGGCATGGGCAAGCTCCGCTACGTCGTCGAGCAGACCTTCGCTCTACTCCACCAGTTCAAACGACTCGCCGTCCGATGGGAACGCCGCACTGAACTCCACGACACCTTCGTCTCCCTTGCCTGCAGCCTCATCTGCTGGCGACGCCTCAACAAGCCCGACTCATGA